The Fervidibacillus albus genome contains a region encoding:
- the ytpR gene encoding YtpR family tRNA-binding protein, with protein MNLFYNKEGIGDTLIVSIAPVERNRMEVEKKGDVVRIFDRETNRSFGYNIFQASEYFTLNGYSGPVNGNEELLNQLNRLLANEGFAEQLTADFSPKFVVGYVKEREKHPNADKLSVCQVDVGGENLQIVCGAPNVDAGQKVVVAKIGAVMPSGLVISPAELRGVPSKGMICSAKELNLPNAPKEKGILVLDDRYEVGQAFELHAHE; from the coding sequence ATGAATTTATTTTACAACAAAGAAGGGATCGGAGACACATTGATCGTCTCTATTGCACCCGTTGAACGGAACCGAATGGAAGTGGAGAAAAAAGGGGATGTCGTCCGCATTTTCGATCGGGAAACGAATCGGTCCTTTGGCTACAATATTTTTCAAGCAAGCGAATATTTTACATTAAATGGTTATTCCGGTCCAGTAAACGGAAATGAAGAATTATTGAATCAATTGAATCGTCTATTGGCGAATGAAGGTTTTGCCGAACAGTTAACGGCGGACTTCTCTCCGAAATTCGTTGTTGGATATGTTAAAGAGCGGGAAAAACATCCGAACGCTGATAAATTAAGCGTATGTCAAGTGGATGTAGGAGGAGAAAACCTTCAAATCGTTTGTGGGGCACCGAATGTCGATGCGGGTCAAAAGGTTGTCGTTGCAAAAATTGGAGCGGTAATGCCGAGCGGACTCGTTATTTCTCCAGCCGAACTACGGGGTGTTCCTTCGAAAGGAATGATCTGCTCGGCAAAGGAACTGAACTTGCCGAATGCACCGAAAGAAAAAGGGATCCTCGTCTTAGATGACCGTTATGAAGTCGGCCAAGCCTTCGAACTTCATGCCCATGAATGA
- a CDS encoding DNA translocase FtsK — MDWMKKWFSFSDVKNEPTPNEKRQTDTSNKELETKMTFKYPDKEIHVPAVERRKKWDRQFLEKDVQEKRRSDGIKSETIETFPVNKSKTTSLSTREERIMNHRSKTSDSLKKPDRKRRFSHTETIPSPIYGYQRKTVKQQPIEFELSPFEIDVQWERDDRTPSDVHPTSTETMNEQAETIDHPIEFVDGKDSFSSEKGEEKDGSNHSVVENVQKIETEDNDPMDEVIGELSETFVDSTTEQSGKLLAEEKQLPVQQEKNTLDVSQKIENLVDRSAEMEQVEADDRNLENQTGESAHSNQSLENAKEKREATNAGDVRPHSETPVKKGKKSVPFNVFMLKSDREKLKNRAEQSVTNKRRERNENSDRPRGEKRYHLPPLHVLNSPVEHLSNTNWIDEQVTVLNETLKSFHVAAKVVSTSEGPSVTRFEISPEMGVKVNKITNLTDDIKLSLAAKDIRIEAPIPGKHTIGIEVPNAKRRPVFLREIIEQKEYVEAFSPLAVAVGLDIAGKPVITDLKKMPHGLIAGATGSGKSVCINTFIISLLYKARPDEVKLLMIDPKMVELAPYNGIPHLISPVITDVKAATQALKWAVEEMERRYELFAEKGVRDIERYNEKESEKMPFIVIIIDELADLMMMAPADVEDAICRIAQKARACGIHLLIATQRPSVDVITGLIKANVPTRIAFSVSSQVDSRTIIDTNGAERLLGKGDMLFLENGTSKPVRLQGPFISDDEIESVVDHVRKEGEPEYLFQQEELIKKSDTADQDELFLEACEFAVQHGSISTSSLQRRFRIGYNRAARLIELMEEKGIITEQRGSKPRDVLITEQDLHQFNE, encoded by the coding sequence ATGGATTGGATGAAAAAATGGTTTTCATTCTCGGACGTAAAAAACGAGCCGACTCCGAATGAAAAGCGTCAAACGGATACTTCCAATAAAGAATTAGAAACGAAGATGACATTTAAATATCCCGATAAAGAAATACATGTTCCAGCAGTTGAAAGGAGAAAAAAGTGGGATCGACAGTTTCTCGAAAAGGATGTTCAGGAAAAACGACGGTCCGATGGAATAAAATCGGAGACGATCGAAACCTTTCCTGTGAACAAAAGCAAAACGACTTCCTTATCCACTCGGGAAGAACGGATCATGAATCATCGGTCGAAAACGAGCGATTCTTTGAAAAAACCTGATCGGAAGCGGAGATTTTCCCATACGGAAACGATTCCGTCCCCCATTTACGGATATCAGCGAAAAACGGTAAAACAACAACCGATTGAATTCGAATTATCCCCCTTTGAAATCGATGTTCAATGGGAACGGGACGACCGAACTCCTTCAGATGTACATCCAACATCAACGGAAACAATGAACGAACAGGCAGAAACCATCGATCATCCAATAGAATTCGTCGATGGAAAGGATTCCTTTTCCTCGGAAAAGGGAGAAGAAAAGGACGGTTCGAATCATTCGGTCGTTGAAAACGTACAAAAAATCGAGACGGAAGATAACGATCCAATGGATGAGGTCATTGGCGAGCTTAGTGAAACGTTTGTGGATTCAACTACTGAACAATCTGGAAAATTGCTTGCTGAAGAAAAACAACTACCTGTCCAACAAGAAAAAAATACACTCGATGTTTCGCAAAAAATCGAGAACCTCGTCGATCGAAGTGCCGAAATGGAACAGGTGGAAGCGGATGACAGAAATCTTGAAAATCAAACGGGGGAATCGGCACATTCGAATCAATCGTTGGAAAATGCAAAGGAAAAAAGGGAGGCGACGAATGCTGGAGATGTCCGTCCCCATTCGGAAACACCGGTAAAAAAAGGGAAAAAGTCCGTCCCCTTTAATGTTTTCATGTTAAAAAGTGACCGGGAAAAATTAAAAAATCGTGCGGAACAAAGCGTGACGAATAAACGACGGGAAAGAAACGAAAATAGTGATCGACCAAGAGGGGAGAAACGGTATCATCTTCCTCCCCTTCATGTATTGAATAGCCCGGTGGAACATTTGTCGAATACCAATTGGATCGATGAGCAAGTAACGGTATTAAATGAAACGTTGAAAAGTTTCCATGTAGCTGCAAAGGTCGTATCCACCTCAGAAGGGCCTAGCGTCACCCGATTTGAGATTTCCCCGGAAATGGGTGTTAAGGTGAATAAAATCACGAATTTAACCGATGATATAAAATTAAGTCTCGCCGCAAAGGATATTCGAATCGAAGCACCGATTCCTGGGAAACATACGATCGGCATTGAAGTTCCGAATGCAAAAAGGCGACCGGTGTTTTTACGGGAAATTATTGAACAAAAGGAATATGTAGAAGCATTCTCTCCGCTTGCGGTGGCGGTCGGTTTGGATATCGCTGGAAAGCCGGTTATTACCGATTTGAAAAAGATGCCCCACGGGTTGATTGCAGGAGCGACCGGATCAGGGAAAAGCGTATGCATTAATACGTTTATTATCAGCCTCCTATATAAGGCGAGACCGGATGAAGTGAAACTGTTAATGATCGATCCGAAAATGGTCGAATTGGCCCCCTATAACGGAATTCCTCACTTGATTAGCCCGGTCATTACCGATGTAAAAGCGGCGACCCAAGCGTTGAAATGGGCGGTAGAGGAAATGGAAAGGCGGTATGAACTGTTTGCAGAAAAAGGTGTCCGGGATATTGAACGGTATAATGAAAAGGAAAGCGAGAAGATGCCTTTTATCGTCATTATTATCGATGAATTGGCAGATTTGATGATGATGGCCCCTGCAGATGTGGAAGATGCCATCTGTCGAATTGCCCAAAAGGCGCGGGCGTGCGGTATTCATTTATTGATTGCCACCCAAAGACCGTCCGTCGATGTCATTACCGGACTCATCAAAGCGAACGTACCGACCCGGATTGCCTTTTCTGTTTCTTCCCAAGTGGATTCTAGAACGATCATCGACACAAATGGCGCGGAAAGACTTCTCGGGAAAGGCGATATGTTATTTTTAGAAAACGGAACGTCGAAACCGGTGCGTCTGCAAGGTCCGTTTATTTCCGACGATGAAATTGAATCCGTTGTGGATCATGTACGAAAAGAAGGGGAGCCGGAATATTTATTTCAACAAGAAGAGTTAATAAAAAAATCCGATACGGCAGATCAAGATGAACTTTTTTTGGAAGCGTGCGAATTTGCCGTTCAACACGGTAGCATTTCCACCTCTAGCCTCCAACGACGTTTTCGAATCGGCTATAATCGGGCGGCCCGCTTAATCGAATTGATGGAAGAAAAGGGAATCATTACGGAACAACGGGGAAGTAAACCGCGCGACGTTTTAATTACCGAACAAGATTTGCATCAATTCAATGAATAA
- a CDS encoding ABC transporter permease, whose translation MTEMIYSIKAEFVKFKGMFIRYYIDSISEIVSYGLLMFGLILTVFQNLTGTNEQIFQLMVGIFIWYIGINAIAVFSFILREEMVLGTLEQIAITKVPIEKMLLGRAIGTFIFDSLGAIVLSIISFSFVAIFRDLSLETFFSLHFSIPSLIIVILLTMVSIYGFSFILAGFSLVFKRIGAITTLLNYLFLFLIGLVMASNQLPPTIDLVTKLLPMTWGVINLKQVIIHSKTLVELVSTYEFWLLILNSGLYFFIGLSLFKLLFNISIKNGKLSSY comes from the coding sequence ATGACTGAAATGATTTATTCCATTAAAGCAGAATTTGTCAAATTCAAGGGGATGTTTATTCGCTATTACATCGATTCGATTAGTGAAATTGTATCCTACGGTTTGTTAATGTTCGGACTCATTTTAACCGTATTTCAAAATTTAACGGGTACAAACGAACAAATTTTTCAACTCATGGTTGGTATTTTTATTTGGTATATTGGTATTAATGCGATTGCGGTTTTTAGTTTTATTTTGCGGGAAGAAATGGTTTTGGGAACGCTCGAACAAATTGCCATAACAAAGGTTCCGATTGAAAAAATGTTGTTAGGCAGAGCAATTGGGACATTCATTTTTGATAGTTTAGGAGCGATTGTTTTATCGATCATCTCCTTTTCATTTGTTGCAATTTTTCGAGATTTATCCTTGGAAACGTTTTTTTCATTACATTTCTCGATCCCTAGTTTGATCATTGTCATCCTATTGACAATGGTTAGTATTTACGGATTCTCCTTTATTCTCGCCGGATTCTCTTTAGTTTTCAAACGAATTGGAGCTATTACGACGTTATTAAATTACTTATTCCTTTTTTTGATTGGACTCGTCATGGCATCGAATCAACTGCCGCCAACCATCGACCTAGTTACCAAACTACTTCCAATGACTTGGGGCGTGATAAATTTAAAACAAGTGATAATCCATTCAAAAACTTTGGTTGAACTAGTAAGTACCTATGAATTTTGGTTACTAATCCTCAATTCTGGATTGTATTTTTTCATCGGTTTATCGTTGTTTAAATTGTTATTTAATATATCCATAAAAAACGGAAAATTATCTAGCTATTAA
- a CDS encoding ABC transporter ATP-binding protein: MYSIKMNHVTKTYKSKNGPFTAVNDVTLQIEKGKITALLGPNGSGKTTLIKMICGLASIDQGTIFVNDIDVKKKRKKAVHQIGCMLEGERNIYYYLTVFDNLKYFGLLNLIPKQTLHHRIQQILKLLGLEEKKKEYAANLSRGMQQKLALALVLLKDPDILLLDEPTLGLDVQSSNDLLTMLRKMALNGKTILLTSHQLDLVEKISDRIIFIKNGTIIEDLQSKEKEQDNQQYVYLDLNIPNQQVLQELEHLIYMERENERIWKTPLAHLPEILQYLKDQQVTVKNLTTQRKSLEQIFLELVGDSND; the protein is encoded by the coding sequence TTGTACTCGATTAAAATGAATCACGTCACAAAAACGTATAAATCAAAAAACGGTCCATTCACAGCGGTTAATGATGTAACTTTGCAAATTGAAAAGGGAAAAATAACAGCTCTATTAGGTCCAAATGGTTCTGGAAAAACAACATTAATAAAAATGATTTGTGGACTAGCAAGTATTGACCAAGGCACCATTTTCGTAAACGATATCGATGTAAAGAAAAAGCGAAAAAAAGCCGTACACCAAATCGGATGTATGTTAGAAGGGGAACGAAACATTTATTACTATTTAACCGTTTTTGATAACTTAAAATACTTCGGATTGTTAAATTTAATACCAAAACAAACATTACATCACCGGATACAGCAAATCCTTAAGCTTCTCGGTTTAGAAGAAAAGAAAAAGGAGTACGCTGCAAATTTGTCGCGGGGAATGCAACAAAAATTAGCCTTAGCCCTCGTTTTATTGAAAGATCCTGACATTTTACTGTTAGATGAGCCTACATTAGGATTAGACGTTCAATCCTCCAATGACTTATTGACGATGCTAAGAAAAATGGCTTTAAACGGAAAAACGATTTTATTAACATCCCACCAACTTGATTTAGTTGAAAAAATAAGTGACCGAATAATTTTTATCAAAAACGGTACGATTATCGAGGATCTACAGTCAAAAGAAAAAGAACAAGATAATCAACAATATGTCTATCTCGATTTAAATATACCGAATCAACAAGTTTTACAGGAGTTGGAACATCTCATTTACATGGAAAGGGAAAATGAACGGATTTGGAAAACGCCCCTCGCCCATTTACCGGAAATTTTACAGTACTTAAAGGATCAGCAAGTTACCGTTAAAAACTTAACGACGCAAAGGAAATCATTGGAACAAATTTTTTTAGAACTGGTAGGGGATTCGAATGACTGA
- the murC gene encoding UDP-N-acetylmuramate--L-alanine ligase, producing the protein MTIYHFVGIKGTGMSALAQVLHDHGYVVQGSDVEKHYFTQDALERAGIQIYPFGKENIRQEMVVIAGNAFPDSHEEIERAKELQLPVIRYHRFLGDFIEKFTSIAVTGAHGKTTTTGLLSHVMEAAKSTSYLIGDGTGKGKKDAEYFVFEACEYRRHFLSYHPDYCIMTNIDFDHPDYYANIEDVFSAFQDMAWQVKKGIIAYGDDEYLQKIQAKVPVLYYGFGEENDFQARNVEVTKEGTNFDVFVRNTFYASFFIPTFGDHNVLNALATITICHYENIDVQIIQERLKTFHGVKRRFTEKRLGDQILVDDYAHHPTEIRATIQSAKQKYPNRSIIAVFQPHTYTRTQTFLHEFAESLNEADKVFLCDIFGSAREHHGQLSIKDLQKLIEGAEILKETDLSPLAKFDRSVLLFMGAGDIQKFEQGYEMYRKNEGLFDK; encoded by the coding sequence ATGACCATTTACCATTTTGTTGGAATTAAGGGTACAGGGATGAGCGCATTAGCCCAGGTGCTCCATGATCATGGCTATGTTGTGCAAGGCTCTGACGTGGAAAAACATTATTTTACCCAAGACGCATTGGAAAGAGCAGGAATTCAAATATATCCGTTCGGAAAAGAAAATATTCGACAGGAAATGGTTGTTATTGCCGGTAACGCTTTTCCCGACTCCCATGAAGAAATAGAGCGAGCGAAGGAATTGCAACTTCCTGTGATTCGTTACCATCGCTTTTTAGGGGATTTTATTGAAAAGTTCACGAGTATCGCGGTGACCGGCGCCCACGGAAAAACGACGACGACCGGTCTTTTGTCCCACGTAATGGAAGCGGCAAAATCGACTTCCTACTTGATCGGAGACGGGACGGGAAAGGGAAAGAAGGATGCGGAATATTTCGTCTTTGAAGCTTGTGAATACCGAAGACATTTTTTATCCTATCATCCGGATTATTGCATTATGACGAATATCGATTTCGATCATCCCGATTATTACGCGAACATTGAAGATGTATTCTCTGCCTTTCAAGATATGGCTTGGCAAGTGAAAAAGGGAATTATTGCGTACGGGGATGACGAATATTTGCAAAAAATCCAAGCGAAAGTACCGGTTTTATATTACGGGTTTGGTGAAGAAAATGATTTTCAAGCACGTAACGTGGAAGTGACGAAGGAAGGAACGAATTTTGATGTTTTCGTACGGAATACATTTTATGCATCCTTTTTCATTCCAACTTTCGGGGATCATAATGTGTTAAACGCTTTGGCGACGATCACGATTTGTCATTATGAAAATATCGATGTCCAAATTATTCAAGAACGATTGAAAACGTTCCATGGGGTGAAAAGGCGATTTACGGAAAAGCGACTCGGCGACCAAATTCTCGTCGATGATTACGCCCATCATCCAACGGAAATTCGGGCGACCATTCAATCGGCTAAACAAAAATATCCCAATCGTTCCATCATCGCAGTCTTCCAACCGCATACGTATACGCGGACACAAACGTTCCTCCATGAATTTGCGGAAAGTTTGAATGAAGCGGACAAAGTGTTCCTATGCGATATATTCGGTTCGGCTAGGGAACATCACGGACAATTGTCCATAAAAGATTTACAAAAATTAATCGAAGGAGCGGAAATTTTAAAGGAAACCGATCTATCTCCGCTCGCTAAATTCGACCGTTCTGTCCTTCTTTTTATGGGGGCAGGGGACATTCAAAAATTTGAGCAAGGGTATGAAATGTATAGGAAAAACGAAGGCCTATTTGATAAGTGA
- a CDS encoding sodium:calcium antiporter, with protein MVYVTFTITAIFIVVLAVFLSILADMIDERSTMKDFIISFLLGSAAALPELTTSFTSVAISNPDLAMGNIFGSNLYNIMILAAMDLVFRNRQVFRYAHKENAYNTGLIIVLSGVVALSMVMDFSYQFYGFGLDMLIVAIVYFIGMRLVSKFSVTDLGQRDSYMFDVESVTYQVAAGSESEKREWTSEIVEKETVETFDKRMKKRLEQYSLKGIWVMFFISALLVLVVGSVLTVSADGIAKLSGLGSTFVGSFLLAASTSLPETVAVITSIRLRNYNLAIGAILGSCLFNFINLIITDALYREPLIFSVTDSHLYTVLASMLLMVVAMYSMLRKKAMNQWTYVIPSLLIVLMYFISSYILYVHSVG; from the coding sequence ATGGTTTATGTAACATTTACAATAACAGCGATCTTTATTGTTGTCCTTGCCGTTTTCCTGTCCATCTTGGCCGATATGATCGATGAACGGTCGACGATGAAAGATTTTATTATTTCGTTTTTGTTAGGAAGTGCCGCCGCATTACCGGAGTTAACGACGAGTTTTACGTCCGTTGCGATTTCCAATCCCGATTTAGCGATGGGAAATATTTTCGGAAGCAATTTGTATAATATTATGATTTTAGCTGCTATGGATCTCGTATTTCGAAACCGGCAAGTTTTCCGATATGCTCATAAGGAAAATGCCTATAACACCGGATTAATTATCGTCCTATCCGGAGTCGTTGCATTGTCGATGGTTATGGACTTTTCCTATCAATTTTACGGATTTGGATTGGACATGCTTATCGTTGCCATCGTTTATTTCATCGGAATGAGACTCGTTTCGAAATTTTCCGTTACCGATCTTGGCCAACGGGATAGCTATATGTTTGATGTGGAATCGGTAACTTATCAAGTGGCTGCAGGAAGCGAAAGTGAAAAAAGGGAATGGACGAGTGAAATTGTTGAAAAGGAAACGGTCGAAACCTTTGACAAACGAATGAAAAAACGTTTGGAACAATATTCGTTAAAGGGTATTTGGGTCATGTTTTTTATTTCCGCGCTTCTCGTACTAGTTGTTGGAAGTGTGTTGACCGTGTCGGCGGACGGAATTGCGAAATTAAGTGGACTCGGTTCAACCTTTGTCGGTTCCTTTTTACTTGCAGCAAGTACTTCTTTACCAGAAACGGTGGCCGTCATTACGTCGATTCGTTTACGAAATTACAATTTGGCCATCGGAGCCATCTTAGGAAGTTGTCTGTTCAATTTTATTAATTTAATCATTACCGATGCATTGTATCGAGAACCGTTAATCTTTTCCGTTACTGATAGTCACCTGTACACCGTTTTGGCATCGATGTTATTGATGGTTGTCGCTATGTATTCGATGTTGCGGAAAAAAGCAATGAATCAATGGACGTATGTGATTCCTTCCTTACTCATCGTTCTTATGTATTTTATATCCAGTTATATTTTATACGTCCACTCTGTAGGATAA
- a CDS encoding DUF948 domain-containing protein → MDVILYVSVGLVAVAFTVLVVYLISTLKTLSTTLDQISKTLDQAEAQLKEVTDEAGKLLKKTNAIAEDVQDKSEKFNTVMDGVQQVGKTIYRFNDSLQSFSENVTEQLKKNEEKAAQMIQWANIVGELQDKVAEIRQRKKRKNLQKEQ, encoded by the coding sequence ATGGATGTGATTTTGTACGTAAGCGTTGGCCTCGTGGCTGTTGCCTTTACTGTTCTAGTTGTTTATTTAATCTCCACTTTAAAAACCCTTTCCACAACGTTAGATCAAATTTCGAAAACGTTGGATCAAGCGGAAGCCCAATTGAAAGAAGTGACGGATGAAGCGGGAAAATTATTGAAAAAAACGAATGCCATAGCGGAAGACGTCCAGGATAAATCGGAAAAATTCAATACGGTGATGGACGGGGTTCAACAAGTGGGGAAGACGATTTATCGATTTAACGATTCGCTACAATCCTTTTCCGAAAATGTGACTGAACAGTTGAAAAAAAATGAGGAAAAAGCGGCACAAATGATCCAATGGGCAAATATTGTCGGTGAATTGCAAGATAAGGTAGCGGAAATTCGTCAACGGAAAAAAAGAAAAAATTTGCAAAAGGAACAATAA
- a CDS encoding YtxH domain-containing protein, which produces MSEEKTNQSGVKDFLLGAFVGGLVGSVVAMLYAPKSGKELREDINTQLNQAVEKTDQLKNTVVQKGTEIMDYANEKRTQLTQSVKDQTKELVEKVQSFTKESEQSAEDVLKDAQKAIHDLSEEIEKKLEELKEQ; this is translated from the coding sequence ATGTCAGAAGAAAAAACGAATCAATCAGGGGTTAAAGACTTTTTATTAGGCGCCTTCGTCGGTGGGTTAGTTGGATCTGTCGTCGCTATGCTGTATGCACCGAAATCGGGAAAAGAATTACGGGAAGACATTAATACCCAATTGAACCAAGCGGTGGAAAAGACCGACCAATTGAAAAATACGGTCGTACAAAAGGGAACGGAAATTATGGATTATGCAAATGAAAAACGGACACAGCTCACCCAATCCGTAAAAGATCAGACGAAGGAATTGGTCGAAAAGGTGCAATCGTTTACGAAGGAATCGGAACAAAGCGCGGAAGATGTATTAAAGGATGCACAAAAGGCGATCCATGATTTATCTGAAGAAATTGAAAAAAAATTAGAGGAATTGAAGGAACAATAA
- the ytxJ gene encoding bacillithiol system redox-active protein YtxJ, with amino-acid sequence MQKLEQQRDFDSIVKSNQSFLLFKHSLTCPISREAFREFHQFTSSYPKFSAYYLTVQENRPLSNYIADFFSIKHESPQIFYVQDGKVKWHMSHWNIRREEIEKAIQNSGVPLIK; translated from the coding sequence TTGCAAAAATTGGAACAACAAAGGGACTTCGATTCGATTGTGAAAAGCAACCAATCCTTTTTATTATTTAAACATAGTTTGACTTGTCCGATTAGTAGGGAGGCGTTTCGGGAATTTCATCAATTTACCAGTTCCTATCCTAAGTTTTCCGCCTATTATTTGACGGTACAAGAAAATCGCCCATTATCGAATTATATTGCCGATTTTTTCTCAATCAAACATGAATCACCACAAATTTTTTACGTTCAAGATGGGAAAGTCAAGTGGCACATGTCCCATTGGAACATTCGAAGGGAAGAGATCGAAAAGGCGATCCAAAATTCGGGAGTTCCCTTGATTAAATGA
- a CDS encoding cell division protein FtsA: MKENNNIFALDIGTRSIVGIMLEEKDEQYTVKKVIVKEHKERAMLDGQIHDVVSVANLIQQVKEEMETFYGPLQEAYVAAAGRSLKTEKATASIDIKGRKLQRDDIRNLELMAVQKAEEQIIEKYREVKTNYFCVGYSVLYYYLDGEIIGNLLDQTGSEAKIEIIATFLPKIVIDSLTSALNRCGLEIAALTLEPIAAINVLIPKTMRRLNVALVDIGAGTSDIAITDEGTIINYGMVPIAGDEMTEAISDEFLLDFPLAEQAKRQLVEGEPVTFTDILGFEQTVPYEQMIEGISPAIEKLAEQISHEILQLNSFKSPKAVMLVGGGSLTPLLPELLSEKLKLPKNRVAVRGIHAIENLVFEEEMNKGPEFVTPLGIAISAKKNPIRYKTVFVNDIPVRTFEFKPLTVGECLVQAGIKISHLYGKPGLAKMITINGKAKTLSGTLGMPPELKKNGKACSIDDSVEDGDRIIARRGRDGEPTNVTLEQFIGREKFTVTINGQTYRYEPDVKVNGQSVPPKYEIKDRDQIEWNEQKTIADFISYFHQTFVDHYGTFVITVNGQLEEIPAFSRKLLKNGVEVSPNAPVNNGDHIQFTDTKHPTVEQLIFQQGWLAEETLPITFNGQPVQLTKKLTKIYRGGKELTKDDLIAPGDEITIKKEPFSPFIFQDVFRFVDFQIPKDASGKYKILRNGKEATFFDPLEPGDELNVKWEA; the protein is encoded by the coding sequence ATGAAGGAGAACAATAATATTTTTGCATTGGACATCGGAACGCGATCGATCGTCGGTATCATGTTAGAAGAAAAAGACGAACAGTATACTGTTAAAAAAGTAATCGTCAAAGAACATAAAGAACGGGCGATGCTTGACGGACAAATTCACGACGTCGTCTCCGTTGCCAATTTGATTCAACAAGTGAAGGAAGAGATGGAGACCTTTTACGGACCTCTCCAAGAAGCTTATGTGGCGGCGGCCGGACGTTCATTAAAAACGGAAAAGGCTACGGCATCGATCGATATTAAAGGAAGAAAATTACAACGGGACGATATTAGAAATTTGGAATTAATGGCCGTTCAAAAGGCGGAGGAACAAATCATTGAAAAATACCGGGAAGTGAAAACGAATTATTTTTGTGTCGGCTACTCGGTTTTGTACTATTATTTAGACGGAGAAATAATCGGCAATTTATTGGATCAAACAGGATCCGAAGCGAAAATTGAAATCATCGCCACTTTTCTTCCAAAAATTGTTATCGATTCGTTAACCTCCGCATTAAATCGCTGTGGATTGGAAATCGCCGCACTTACATTGGAACCAATTGCCGCAATTAACGTTTTAATTCCGAAGACGATGCGGCGATTGAACGTCGCCCTCGTCGATATTGGTGCAGGAACGTCGGATATCGCCATTACTGACGAAGGCACGATCATTAATTACGGGATGGTTCCAATAGCCGGAGATGAAATGACCGAAGCGATTAGCGACGAGTTTTTATTGGATTTTCCCCTTGCCGAACAGGCGAAAAGACAACTCGTCGAAGGGGAGCCGGTAACCTTTACGGATATTTTAGGATTTGAACAAACCGTCCCATATGAGCAAATGATTGAAGGCATTTCCCCCGCCATTGAAAAATTGGCGGAACAGATTTCCCATGAGATTTTACAATTAAATTCGTTTAAATCACCAAAAGCGGTCATGCTTGTCGGCGGAGGAAGTTTAACGCCACTATTACCGGAACTTCTTAGCGAGAAACTGAAACTGCCGAAAAATCGGGTCGCTGTTCGCGGGATTCATGCGATCGAAAATCTCGTATTCGAAGAGGAAATGAATAAAGGTCCGGAATTTGTTACTCCCCTCGGCATTGCGATATCAGCGAAAAAAAATCCCATTCGTTATAAAACCGTCTTCGTCAATGATATCCCGGTTCGAACGTTTGAATTCAAACCGTTAACCGTCGGAGAATGTTTAGTACAAGCAGGGATCAAAATTAGTCATTTATACGGTAAGCCGGGATTGGCCAAAATGATTACGATTAACGGAAAAGCCAAAACGTTATCTGGAACGCTCGGGATGCCACCGGAATTAAAGAAAAATGGAAAGGCTTGTTCCATCGACGATTCCGTTGAAGACGGGGATCGAATTATCGCACGAAGGGGTAGAGATGGTGAACCGACAAACGTAACGCTCGAACAGTTCATCGGTCGAGAAAAATTCACCGTCACCATTAATGGGCAAACGTATCGATATGAACCGGATGTAAAAGTAAACGGTCAGTCCGTACCACCGAAGTACGAAATTAAAGATCGGGATCAAATCGAATGGAATGAGCAAAAAACGATCGCCGATTTTATTTCCTATTTTCATCAAACGTTTGTCGACCATTACGGTACGTTCGTCATTACGGTCAACGGCCAGTTGGAAGAAATACCTGCATTCTCTCGAAAACTGTTAAAAAACGGGGTAGAGGTTTCCCCGAACGCACCGGTAAATAACGGGGATCACATTCAATTTACTGACACGAAGCATCCGACGGTGGAGCAACTCATCTTCCAACAAGGATGGCTAGCGGAGGAAACGTTGCCGATCACCTTTAACGGGCAACCTGTACAATTAACGAAAAAGTTGACAAAAATATATCGAGGTGGAAAAGAATTAACAAAGGACGATTTAATCGCTCCAGGCGACGAAATTACGATAAAAAAGGAACCATTTTCCCCGTTTATTTTTCAAGACGTTTTCCGTTTCGTTGATTTTCAAATTCCTAAAGATGCGTCAGGAAAATATAAAATTTTGCGTAACGGGAAGGAAGCGACCTTTTTTGATCCTTTGGAACCAGGGGATGAACTGAACGTCAAATGGGAGGCATAA